A single genomic interval of uncultured Pseudodesulfovibrio sp. harbors:
- a CDS encoding peptidylprolyl isomerase encodes MKKICFCFSLLMFALLLSIGPGMSMSAQAGPNPVVIFETSMGRFIVMLYPKDAPKTVKNFLRYVDEGFYNGTVFHRVVRKEDFERQITARKEYPYAMIQGGGLTPDLKKKDTYSPIVNESATGLLNKKGTIAMARGGHPDSATAQFFINTIDNAAFDYKQTAKKYNQKEFNTRQGYCAFGKVIRGMDVVEKISMVKRKKVGQRKNVPVKPVVILKAYRAK; translated from the coding sequence ATGAAAAAAATCTGTTTCTGTTTTTCCCTTTTGATGTTTGCCCTGCTGCTTTCAATCGGTCCCGGCATGAGCATGTCGGCACAGGCAGGGCCCAACCCGGTCGTGATTTTCGAAACGTCCATGGGACGTTTCATCGTCATGCTGTATCCCAAGGACGCGCCGAAAACGGTCAAGAACTTTCTTCGGTATGTTGATGAGGGATTCTATAACGGTACCGTATTTCATCGTGTTGTGAGAAAGGAGGATTTTGAACGTCAGATTACAGCGCGCAAGGAATATCCTTATGCCATGATTCAGGGCGGTGGCTTGACGCCGGATTTGAAGAAGAAAGACACGTATTCTCCCATTGTCAATGAATCTGCTACAGGGCTTCTCAACAAGAAAGGCACCATTGCCATGGCCCGCGGGGGGCATCCCGATTCGGCCACGGCCCAGTTCTTTATCAACACGATAGACAATGCCGCTTTTGACTATAAGCAGACTGCCAAAAAATATAATCAAAAAGAGTTCAATACCCGTCAAGGTTACTGTGCCTTCGGAAAGGTGATCCGGGGCATGGATGTGGTTGAGAAAATAAGCATGGTCAAAAGAAAGAAAGTCGGGCAACGCAAAAATGTTCCGGTCAAGCCGGTGGTTATTCTGAAGGCCTATCGAGCGAAATAG
- a CDS encoding HDOD domain-containing protein encodes MNRRKEILAQVAEVVAIPSCAPKAAALINDPKADLEELARIIEYDPGLTANLLKIVNASFFSDKRPMTTAREAIDRLGTAQVLQFVISTGVAPSYVRKIEGYDLAPTMHLQHSATVAMAARELGRELGITVPKSTFTAGLLSGVGKTLLGAYVEVDVHQILNLAFSEGLSFDEAEDAVLGINHAELGGILLEAWGLPTEIVNAVRYHLRPDDFDGESIVLDLVHIGNALAKMIGVGLGIDGLNYTPSQQVVARLGLTPDILDAVSANVVEELGAVWDLFMECTETSCPI; translated from the coding sequence ATGAACCGGCGCAAGGAAATACTGGCACAGGTCGCCGAGGTCGTCGCCATCCCGTCATGCGCGCCCAAGGCCGCGGCACTCATCAACGACCCGAAAGCCGATCTCGAAGAACTGGCACGGATCATCGAGTATGACCCCGGCCTGACCGCCAACCTGCTCAAGATCGTCAATGCCTCGTTTTTCAGCGACAAACGCCCCATGACCACCGCCCGCGAGGCGATCGACCGACTGGGCACGGCACAGGTGCTTCAGTTCGTCATCTCCACCGGCGTGGCCCCTTCCTATGTTCGAAAGATCGAAGGGTACGATCTGGCCCCGACCATGCATTTGCAGCACTCTGCCACCGTTGCCATGGCCGCACGCGAACTTGGCCGGGAACTCGGGATCACTGTGCCGAAATCGACATTCACCGCCGGTCTGCTGTCCGGCGTGGGAAAGACTCTCCTCGGTGCCTATGTTGAAGTCGACGTACACCAGATTCTCAATCTGGCCTTCTCCGAAGGACTCAGCTTTGATGAAGCCGAAGATGCGGTGCTCGGCATCAACCACGCCGAACTCGGTGGCATCCTGCTTGAAGCATGGGGCCTGCCGACAGAAATAGTGAACGCGGTCCGATACCACCTTCGCCCGGATGACTTTGATGGGGAAAGCATCGTTCTGGACCTCGTTCACATAGGCAACGCACTGGCAAAAATGATCGGCGTGGGCCTCGGCATTGACGGCCTCAATTACACCCCGTCACAGCAGGTAGTCGCACGACTCGGCCTGACGCCGGACATACTGGATGCGGTCTCTGCCAACGTGGTGGAAGAACTCGGCGCCGTCTGGGACCTCTTCATGGAATGCACGGAAACCAGTTGCCCCATATGA
- a CDS encoding chemotaxis protein CheD yields the protein MSQLIVNISDMKYSLKREDVIVTYSLGSCLGVTAYDPKSGIGAMIHCLLPFATSARAKARSNPYMFVNTGVPMMVRRLIEKGAERKRLIFKAAGAANMRNDTLFNTGARNFEALKKLFEHNNVQLAAKDVGGTIPRTMFLHMNTGRVIVRSLGKEKEL from the coding sequence ATGAGCCAGCTCATCGTCAACATCTCGGACATGAAGTACTCGCTCAAACGCGAGGACGTCATTGTCACCTACTCTCTGGGGTCGTGCCTCGGCGTCACTGCATATGACCCGAAATCAGGCATCGGTGCCATGATTCACTGCCTGCTTCCTTTCGCTACGTCCGCGCGAGCCAAAGCGCGTAGCAACCCGTACATGTTCGTCAATACCGGCGTCCCAATGATGGTCCGCAGACTTATTGAAAAAGGAGCCGAACGGAAGCGGTTGATCTTCAAGGCCGCCGGAGCAGCCAACATGAGGAATGACACCCTTTTCAACACCGGGGCACGCAATTTCGAAGCGCTGAAAAAACTGTTCGAACACAACAATGTGCAATTGGCGGCAAAAGACGTCGGGGGAACCATTCCGAGAACGATGTTTCTGCATATGAATACAGGACGCGTCATCGTCCGCTCACTGGGGAAGGAGAAAGAGCTATGA
- a CDS encoding ABC transporter ATP-binding protein, whose translation MARDPKLHYLGNRHLLKRSIGYFSPYKLRVTIAVLAMLLYAPIAPALGWLTKYVTDDVLVNKNMEMLRFCITGLVVLIVLKGIFQFLQVYVMNSTGILVLRDMRRDLYDKIIRLPMPFFAESEIGMLMSRIVNDVVAVRQSLPSIIMFVRQIFTLIGLIATVIYLDAYLAFWSLVVMPVALYPIVFFGKKVRKYGRKMQTELSGVNIVLEESFSGVKVIKAFATEVRESLKFGVENEGITKVIIRQIFYGETSSRVMDFVSAAAGATVLWVGGSRVIEGIMTPGELTAFLVCLIQLYEPIKKINMSNHQIQSGLAGAERVFDIFDSPEIQTEEEGTKVYDGSFKELTFENVHFQYPAAPKPALDGISLTIREGQRVAVVGPSGGGKTTLVNMIPRFYDAQEGTIRLNGTPLEDYTLGSLRLGLGLVSQDTFLFNESVRENIAYSRTEFEQSEVEEAAHGAFAHEFIMEMPHGYDTVVGEGGVKISGGQKQRLTIARAIMKDPSLLILDEATSALDTESERVVQKALENLMQGRTSIVIAHRLSTILSADVIVVMEKGRILSTGTHRELLASCPLYQRLYKMQFDDSQVPVE comes from the coding sequence TTGGCTCGCGATCCAAAACTGCACTATCTGGGTAACCGGCACCTGCTCAAACGAAGCATCGGTTATTTTTCGCCATACAAGCTGCGTGTGACCATTGCGGTCCTCGCCATGCTGCTTTACGCCCCCATCGCCCCGGCGCTGGGCTGGCTGACCAAGTACGTTACCGATGACGTTCTCGTGAACAAGAACATGGAAATGCTCAGGTTCTGTATCACCGGTCTGGTGGTACTCATCGTGCTCAAAGGCATATTCCAGTTTCTTCAGGTCTACGTCATGAACTCCACCGGCATTCTCGTGCTCAGGGATATGCGCCGTGATCTCTATGACAAGATAATCCGGCTCCCCATGCCCTTCTTTGCGGAAAGCGAGATCGGCATGCTCATGAGCCGAATCGTCAACGACGTGGTGGCCGTACGCCAGAGCCTGCCCAGCATCATCATGTTCGTGCGCCAGATATTCACCCTGATCGGCCTGATCGCAACAGTTATCTACCTCGACGCCTACCTTGCCTTCTGGAGCCTCGTGGTCATGCCCGTGGCTCTGTATCCGATCGTTTTCTTCGGGAAAAAGGTCCGCAAATACGGGCGCAAGATGCAGACCGAACTGTCCGGGGTCAACATCGTCCTTGAAGAAAGCTTCTCCGGCGTCAAGGTCATCAAGGCCTTTGCCACCGAAGTGCGTGAATCCCTCAAATTCGGAGTTGAAAACGAAGGCATAACCAAAGTCATCATTCGCCAAATTTTCTACGGAGAAACCTCCTCACGCGTGATGGACTTCGTCTCTGCCGCAGCCGGGGCGACAGTGCTGTGGGTCGGCGGTTCCCGTGTCATCGAAGGCATCATGACCCCCGGCGAATTGACCGCCTTTCTGGTTTGCCTGATACAGCTCTACGAACCCATCAAGAAAATCAACATGTCCAACCACCAGATTCAATCCGGACTGGCCGGGGCGGAACGTGTTTTCGATATCTTCGACTCTCCTGAAATCCAGACAGAGGAAGAGGGAACAAAGGTATATGACGGATCATTCAAGGAACTGACATTTGAAAATGTCCACTTTCAATACCCTGCCGCACCGAAACCGGCTCTGGACGGCATTTCACTGACCATCCGAGAAGGCCAGCGCGTGGCCGTTGTCGGTCCCAGCGGCGGAGGAAAAACCACTCTGGTTAACATGATCCCCCGCTTTTACGATGCTCAGGAAGGAACCATCCGCCTCAACGGCACCCCGCTTGAGGACTACACCCTCGGCAGCCTGCGCCTGGGGCTGGGACTCGTCTCGCAGGATACCTTCCTGTTCAATGAATCAGTGCGTGAAAACATCGCCTATTCCCGCACGGAGTTTGAACAAAGTGAAGTCGAGGAAGCCGCACACGGTGCCTTTGCCCATGAGTTCATCATGGAAATGCCGCATGGTTACGACACCGTAGTCGGCGAAGGCGGCGTCAAGATTTCCGGCGGCCAGAAGCAACGGCTGACCATTGCCCGCGCCATCATGAAGGACCCGTCCCTGCTCATTCTGGACGAGGCCACCAGTGCCCTGGACACCGAGTCCGAACGCGTGGTCCAGAAGGCGCTTGAAAACCTGATGCAGGGCCGTACTTCCATTGTCATCGCGCACAGACTGTCCACCATTCTTTCGGCCGACGTCATTGTGGTCATGGAGAAAGGCCGCATCCTGTCCACGGGCACGCACAGGGAACTGCTCGCATCCTGCCCCCTGTATCAGCGCCTGTACAAAATGCAGTTCGACGATTCACAGGTTCCGGTAGAATAA
- a CDS encoding cation transporter: MPTVKVKGMSCQHCAKSVTEALEGLGAKNVKVDLLSGNVDYEESTPITQDAVTEAITKIGFEVVS; the protein is encoded by the coding sequence ATGCCCACCGTCAAAGTCAAAGGCATGAGCTGCCAACACTGCGCCAAGTCCGTCACCGAAGCTCTTGAGGGGCTTGGTGCGAAAAACGTGAAGGTCGATCTGCTTTCCGGCAATGTGGATTACGAGGAAAGCACCCCGATCACGCAGGACGCCGTCACGGAAGCGATCACGAAGATCGGATTTGAAGTCGTGTCCTGA
- a CDS encoding heavy metal translocating P-type ATPase produces the protein MQTIQAQIKGMHCAACSGRIERVLSGMDGVESANVNLAAETLDLTYDETVLTTETVGERIKDLGFEAVFPAAGGLEELNLAIGGMHCAACSGRIERITGNMDGMDSATVNLAANTGSFTFDPAAISRRDIRQAIADAGFTTEVQSETANLFESRRREAEEKLAAQKRALIPAFLFALPLLILSMGHMWGMPLPQWLDPMHSPLTFALTQLALTLPVIWSGRNFYTQGIPALLRGGPTMDSLVAMGTGAAFIYSLWNTVLIGSGDHTHLAMDLYFESSAVLIAMISLGKYFEARSKLKTSDAIRALMQLTPDTATLMRDGEQIEIPVGDVEPGDTLLIKPGERIPVDGVVKDGRSSVDESMLTGEPMPVGKDVGDTVAGGTLNTHGALTITAERVGGDTMLARIIRLVQDAQGSKAPIANLADRISYYFVPTVMGIALLSGLAWYFIGGADFPFSLRIFVAVMVIACPCAMGLATPVSIMVGTGRGAQLGVLIKSGRALQEAGDLDTVVFDKTGTLTHGRPEVGAVTMVRGTMAQTEAIYLAAAAESQSEHPLAKAFVRHAKELNLDFPEPNSFEVIPGKGIKATIGYRNIVMGNWAFMQEHGYGFGEDGFAEEAVGHYEKQGATVVYFASEDKLNALFAIADEVRDEAAEVVAELKQAGLTPVMLTGDIEATANVVAEQVGIDTVIASVMPDRKAEEVEKLQKEGKRVAMIGDGINDAPALATADIGIAMGSGIDVAVESGDVVLMKSDLRALMTALNLSKSVMKNIKENLFWAFAFNTIGIPVAAGLLHIFGGPTLNPMIAGTAMATSSVTVVSNALRLRFFKG, from the coding sequence ATGCAGACAATACAGGCTCAAATCAAAGGCATGCATTGCGCTGCCTGTTCCGGACGAATCGAACGGGTGCTCAGTGGAATGGACGGCGTGGAATCCGCCAACGTCAACCTCGCGGCGGAAACACTCGACCTCACCTATGACGAAACCGTCCTGACCACCGAGACCGTGGGCGAACGCATCAAGGACCTCGGCTTTGAGGCCGTCTTCCCCGCAGCCGGGGGACTGGAGGAACTCAATCTCGCCATCGGCGGCATGCACTGCGCCGCCTGTTCCGGACGCATCGAACGCATCACCGGCAACATGGACGGGATGGATTCCGCCACCGTGAACCTCGCCGCCAACACCGGCAGTTTCACTTTTGATCCGGCAGCCATTTCCCGCCGCGACATCCGGCAGGCCATTGCAGATGCCGGATTCACCACCGAAGTCCAGTCCGAAACCGCCAACCTGTTCGAATCGCGCCGCCGCGAGGCCGAGGAAAAGCTCGCGGCCCAGAAAAGGGCGCTCATCCCCGCCTTCCTGTTCGCCCTGCCCCTGCTCATCCTTTCCATGGGCCACATGTGGGGCATGCCGCTGCCCCAATGGCTCGACCCCATGCACTCGCCGCTGACCTTCGCCCTGACACAGCTTGCACTGACCCTGCCCGTAATCTGGTCCGGCAGAAACTTTTACACTCAGGGAATCCCGGCACTGCTGCGCGGCGGCCCGACCATGGATTCCCTCGTGGCCATGGGTACAGGTGCGGCCTTCATCTATTCCCTGTGGAATACGGTCCTCATCGGTTCCGGCGATCATACGCACCTTGCAATGGACCTCTACTTTGAATCCTCCGCCGTACTCATCGCCATGATCTCGCTGGGCAAATATTTCGAGGCCCGCAGCAAGCTCAAGACCTCGGACGCGATCCGCGCGCTCATGCAACTGACCCCCGACACCGCCACCCTCATGCGGGACGGCGAGCAGATCGAAATCCCGGTCGGTGATGTTGAACCCGGAGACACCCTGCTCATCAAGCCGGGTGAACGCATTCCGGTAGACGGCGTGGTAAAGGACGGCCGTTCCAGCGTGGACGAATCCATGCTCACCGGCGAACCCATGCCCGTGGGCAAGGACGTGGGCGACACGGTTGCAGGCGGCACGCTCAACACCCACGGGGCACTCACCATCACTGCCGAACGCGTGGGCGGCGACACCATGCTCGCCCGCATCATCCGCCTCGTGCAGGACGCGCAAGGGTCAAAGGCCCCCATCGCCAACCTCGCGGACCGCATCAGCTATTATTTCGTTCCCACGGTCATGGGCATCGCCCTCCTGTCCGGGCTGGCATGGTACTTCATCGGTGGAGCGGACTTCCCGTTCAGCCTGCGTATCTTCGTGGCCGTCATGGTCATTGCCTGCCCGTGCGCCATGGGACTGGCCACCCCGGTGTCCATCATGGTCGGCACCGGACGAGGCGCACAGCTCGGCGTTCTCATCAAGTCCGGCCGCGCATTGCAGGAAGCGGGCGACCTCGACACCGTGGTCTTCGACAAGACCGGCACCCTGACCCATGGCCGCCCCGAAGTAGGTGCCGTGACCATGGTCCGGGGCACCATGGCCCAGACCGAAGCAATTTACCTCGCCGCGGCCGCCGAATCCCAAAGCGAACACCCTCTGGCCAAGGCCTTTGTCCGCCATGCCAAGGAACTCAACCTCGACTTCCCTGAACCCAATTCCTTTGAAGTCATTCCCGGCAAAGGCATCAAGGCGACTATCGGTTACCGGAATATCGTCATGGGCAACTGGGCATTCATGCAGGAACACGGCTATGGATTCGGCGAGGACGGCTTTGCCGAGGAGGCTGTGGGCCACTATGAGAAACAGGGCGCGACCGTGGTATACTTCGCCAGCGAAGACAAACTCAACGCCCTGTTCGCCATTGCCGACGAAGTCCGGGACGAAGCCGCCGAAGTCGTGGCCGAACTGAAACAGGCCGGACTGACCCCGGTCATGCTCACCGGCGACATCGAGGCCACTGCCAACGTCGTGGCCGAACAGGTAGGCATCGACACGGTCATCGCGTCCGTCATGCCCGACCGCAAGGCCGAGGAAGTGGAAAAACTCCAGAAGGAAGGCAAGCGTGTCGCCATGATCGGCGACGGCATCAACGACGCACCGGCCCTTGCCACGGCAGATATCGGCATCGCCATGGGCAGCGGAATCGACGTGGCTGTCGAATCCGGGGACGTGGTGCTCATGAAAAGCGATCTGCGCGCACTCATGACCGCACTGAACCTGTCCAAGTCGGTCATGAAAAACATCAAGGAAAACCTGTTCTGGGCATTCGCGTTCAACACCATCGGTATCCCGGTGGCTGCGGGCCTGCTGCACATTTTCGGCGGCCCCACGCTCAACCCCATGATTGCGGGAACAGCCATGGCCACCAGCTCGGTAACTGTGGTATCCAATGCTCTCAGGCTGCGTTTTTTCAAAGGGTAA
- a CDS encoding molecular chaperone TorD family protein, with the protein MSEFAISDTSERIFLLSTIEFAAAVFRGPDRDGWEGIISVGLPQLVAASNRQSPVITAILKKIQAALSSDTPDQPALLQTEYERLFTDIGTPAVAPLQESCQLEESPRIRNESAVSMRSRLINAGLDLPLNSSEPPDHLSIELEYLYHRLATGWSESDPEIESQARKFARCTMLPWLRHFRRNLALVSPHPVYLGTADLTVAILEAIR; encoded by the coding sequence ATGTCCGAATTCGCCATTTCCGATACCAGCGAACGAATCTTCCTCCTCAGCACCATCGAATTCGCGGCCGCCGTTTTTCGGGGCCCGGACCGCGACGGATGGGAAGGCATCATCTCCGTCGGCCTGCCGCAACTTGTTGCAGCTTCGAACAGGCAATCCCCTGTCATCACCGCCATCCTGAAAAAAATACAGGCCGCCCTTTCCAGCGACACACCGGATCAGCCCGCGCTGCTCCAGACCGAATATGAACGCCTTTTCACGGATATCGGCACTCCCGCGGTCGCCCCTCTCCAAGAATCCTGCCAGCTTGAAGAAAGCCCCCGCATCAGGAATGAATCCGCGGTTTCGATGCGTTCCCGCCTCATCAACGCCGGACTTGATCTCCCACTGAACTCCAGCGAACCGCCCGACCATCTTTCCATAGAGCTTGAATATCTCTACCACCGCCTTGCAACGGGCTGGTCCGAATCCGACCCGGAAATCGAATCCCAGGCCCGGAAATTCGCCCGCTGCACCATGCTCCCGTGGCTGCGCCATTTTCGCCGAAACCTCGCACTTGTCAGTCCGCACCCCGTCTATCTGGGTACTGCCGACCTGACCGTCGCAATCCTCGAAGCAATACGCTGA
- a CDS encoding metal-sensitive transcriptional regulator: MKKEKGNDMALDEQEQQQLKKKVLSRMKRIEGQVRGIQRMIEEGKECEDILVQVRAVRSALQSASKVILQRYMLRCHAEALEGGDDQQESLEKMLKVMTGFIDG, encoded by the coding sequence ATGAAAAAGGAAAAAGGGAACGACATGGCACTCGACGAGCAGGAACAGCAGCAGCTGAAAAAAAAGGTGCTTTCGCGCATGAAGCGAATCGAGGGGCAGGTGCGGGGCATCCAACGCATGATCGAGGAAGGCAAGGAGTGCGAGGACATCCTTGTGCAGGTGCGGGCGGTCCGTTCCGCGCTTCAGTCGGCCAGCAAGGTCATCCTGCAACGGTACATGCTGCGCTGTCACGCCGAAGCGCTTGAAGGCGGGGACGATCAGCAGGAATCGCTGGAAAAGATGCTCAAGGTCATGACGGGATTTATCGACGGATAA
- the era gene encoding GTPase Era, with protein sequence MHKFGMVALIGPPNAGKSTLMNQYLGQKVAIVSPRPQTTRNRISGILTNDDAQIVFLDTPGIHQLRGKMNRFLLESAWNALAGSDVVVVLLDAALYAAKPHLMDKELKPLVKPVNESGRPVLIAVNKVDRVKDKPTMLPVMARASELWPEAEFVPISALRGQGTDELLSRVLEKVPEGPPMFPEDQISTAPVRFMAAEIIREKLFYSLRQELPYTTAVEIEVWDEESRKDMVLVNAVIYTAQKNHKGMIIGKQGSNLKKIGTEARKEIAELLDCKVHLELWVKVRSGWTEDPGFLRAMGLGE encoded by the coding sequence ATGCACAAGTTCGGAATGGTGGCCCTGATCGGTCCGCCCAATGCGGGAAAAAGCACGCTCATGAACCAGTATCTGGGGCAGAAGGTGGCCATCGTGTCACCCCGTCCGCAGACCACGCGCAACCGTATCAGCGGCATTCTCACCAATGACGATGCCCAGATCGTTTTTCTCGACACACCAGGCATTCATCAGCTCAGAGGCAAGATGAACCGCTTTCTGCTGGAATCCGCATGGAACGCACTGGCAGGCTCCGATGTCGTGGTCGTCCTGCTCGACGCCGCCCTGTACGCTGCCAAGCCGCACCTGATGGACAAGGAACTCAAGCCGCTGGTGAAGCCGGTCAACGAATCCGGCAGGCCCGTGCTCATAGCCGTGAACAAGGTGGACCGCGTCAAGGACAAGCCCACCATGCTTCCGGTCATGGCACGTGCTTCCGAGCTGTGGCCCGAGGCCGAGTTCGTCCCCATCTCCGCCCTGCGCGGACAGGGCACGGACGAGCTGCTGTCCCGCGTGCTCGAAAAGGTCCCCGAAGGCCCGCCCATGTTCCCGGAGGATCAGATTTCCACCGCGCCGGTCCGCTTCATGGCCGCAGAAATCATCCGCGAGAAACTGTTCTATTCCCTGCGTCAGGAACTGCCGTACACCACGGCGGTTGAAATCGAAGTATGGGATGAGGAATCCAGAAAGGACATGGTCCTTGTCAACGCGGTGATCTACACGGCGCAGAAGAACCACAAGGGCATGATCATCGGAAAACAGGGAAGCAACCTGAAAAAGATCGGCACCGAAGCCCGCAAGGAAATCGCCGAACTGCTCGACTGCAAGGTGCATCTCGAACTCTGGGTCAAAGTCCGCTCCGGCTGGACCGAAGACCCCGGCTTCCTCCGCGCCATGGGACTCGGAGAATAA
- a CDS encoding PAS domain S-box protein, translating into MAKRMLENEKRYLKFLETASDAVFLLDARGYVLHANEAGVCLTGYDQRELTGLHVIENLTPPDLRETARTDFQQMSTIGFFSGERRMLQKNGEMLHMLVDCVSLDDGTIIVFCKDQTDIRGAHEALRKSEELFRGLLERAGDAIFVAYEDGSFQFVNDAACDSLGYSRDELMQLKIADVDPLFTELKDPEKLWTRSSIMFESLHRRKDGSLFPVEVKGGKIRLGSENVVLGMARDISDRQERDRQIQREARINLAQVEIVRALTAPDATIQKIASVVYDWAMRIIGSKYAYIGSLDESGSSMTTYKMDAMMEAGCRIDSPESIVFEKRNGQFPSLWGYSLNMGRPFYTNDVANHPLSEGIPEGHVEVKQFLTAPCLYEGQLVGQISVANPGRDFTDDDLELLETLAGLFALGIYRKRAEETLIAAKETAEAASRSKSEFLANVSHELRTPLNGIFGMLELVGDTPLTQDQSECIETAKVSGRNLLQVINDVLDISKVEAGKIELERKVFSPRALFDSVALLFTVQAGSKGLAIFWDIDDSVGSEYIGDQGRIRQILFNLVGNSIKFTHVGKISVTCSSLASPGQGQELLLFMVTDTGIGIPEDKIDAVFRAFEQVDGSYTRGYQGTGLGLGIVKRFVDLMGGTITVDSLKGVGTTIAFTVRVERVLEAVREEEEPVAAPLPVAGLYLLLAEDDRINRLAASRLLEKRGHMVDTVENGLEAVQAFRDNEYDCILMDIQMPGMNGMEATRVIRESEEVDGKSRIPIIALTAHAMKGDRETFLAAGMDGYLSKPLDTDALDQMFFDILQHG; encoded by the coding sequence ATGGCAAAGCGGATGCTGGAAAACGAAAAGCGATACCTGAAGTTTCTTGAAACCGCATCCGATGCGGTTTTTCTGCTGGATGCCCGGGGATATGTGCTTCACGCCAATGAGGCCGGCGTCTGTCTTACCGGATACGACCAGAGGGAACTTACGGGCCTTCATGTCATTGAAAATCTGACTCCGCCGGATCTCAGGGAAACGGCAAGAACGGATTTTCAGCAGATGTCGACGATCGGTTTTTTTAGCGGAGAGCGCAGGATGCTGCAAAAAAACGGTGAAATGCTGCATATGCTTGTCGACTGTGTCTCTCTTGATGACGGCACTATTATCGTTTTTTGCAAGGACCAGACGGACATCAGAGGCGCACATGAAGCGCTCAGAAAAAGCGAGGAGCTGTTCAGGGGGCTTCTGGAGCGGGCGGGCGACGCCATATTTGTGGCGTACGAAGACGGTTCGTTTCAGTTCGTCAATGACGCCGCGTGTGACAGTCTCGGCTATTCCCGCGATGAATTGATGCAGCTCAAAATTGCGGACGTCGATCCTTTGTTCACTGAGCTCAAGGACCCGGAAAAGTTGTGGACCCGGTCTTCGATCATGTTTGAATCCCTGCATAGGCGCAAGGATGGTTCCCTTTTTCCCGTGGAAGTGAAGGGCGGCAAAATCCGGCTGGGCAGTGAGAACGTCGTTCTCGGTATGGCTCGTGATATTTCTGACCGTCAGGAAAGGGATCGGCAGATACAGCGTGAAGCCCGGATCAATCTTGCACAGGTGGAGATCGTTCGCGCCCTGACCGCCCCGGACGCGACCATTCAGAAAATCGCCAGTGTCGTTTATGACTGGGCCATGCGTATTATCGGCAGCAAATATGCGTATATCGGCTCACTTGATGAATCCGGGAGTTCCATGACGACGTACAAGATGGACGCCATGATGGAAGCCGGGTGCAGGATAGACTCGCCAGAGAGTATTGTCTTTGAAAAGCGGAATGGCCAGTTTCCCTCCCTGTGGGGATACAGCCTCAACATGGGAAGGCCATTCTATACCAACGACGTCGCCAATCATCCGCTGTCCGAGGGGATTCCCGAAGGGCATGTGGAAGTGAAGCAGTTTCTGACTGCCCCGTGCCTTTATGAAGGCCAGCTAGTCGGGCAGATTTCCGTTGCCAACCCCGGTCGCGATTTTACGGATGATGATCTGGAACTTCTGGAAACGCTGGCAGGCCTTTTTGCCTTGGGTATTTACCGCAAGCGGGCGGAGGAGACTCTTATCGCTGCCAAGGAGACTGCCGAAGCCGCCAGCCGGTCCAAGAGTGAGTTCCTCGCCAATGTGAGCCATGAACTCCGTACCCCGCTGAATGGAATCTTCGGCATGCTTGAACTGGTAGGCGACACCCCGCTGACGCAGGACCAGTCCGAATGCATCGAAACGGCCAAGGTTTCGGGCCGGAACCTGCTACAGGTCATCAATGACGTGCTTGATATTTCCAAGGTCGAGGCGGGCAAGATCGAGCTGGAGAGAAAGGTTTTCTCGCCCCGTGCCCTGTTTGATTCCGTGGCGCTGCTTTTCACGGTACAGGCCGGAAGCAAGGGGCTTGCGATATTCTGGGACATTGATGATTCGGTGGGCAGCGAATACATCGGCGATCAGGGACGTATCCGCCAGATACTGTTCAATCTCGTTGGCAATTCCATAAAATTCACGCATGTCGGGAAAATCTCCGTCACGTGTTCGTCCCTTGCTTCACCCGGTCAGGGACAGGAACTGCTGCTGTTCATGGTGACGGATACCGGCATCGGCATACCCGAAGACAAGATTGACGCCGTATTCAGGGCCTTTGAACAGGTGGACGGTTCCTATACCCGAGGTTATCAGGGTACGGGGCTGGGGCTTGGTATCGTGAAGCGGTTCGTGGACCTGATGGGCGGCACCATCACGGTGGACAGCCTGAAGGGCGTGGGAACGACCATCGCCTTCACTGTCAGGGTCGAGCGGGTTCTGGAAGCCGTCAGGGAAGAAGAGGAACCTGTTGCCGCTCCGCTGCCTGTTGCCGGGTTATACCTGTTGCTGGCCGAAGATGACCGCATCAACAGGCTGGCCGCGTCGCGGCTTCTCGAGAAGCGGGGGCATATGGTGGACACAGTGGAAAACGGCCTTGAGGCGGTGCAGGCCTTCAGGGATAACGAGTATGACTGCATTCTCATGGACATCCAGATGCCGGGTATGAATGGAATGGAAGCGACCAGGGTGATCCGCGAGTCCGAGGAGGTCGACGGGAAGAGCCGTATTCCCATCATCGCACTCACTGCCCATGCAATGAAAGGGGACCGGGAAACCTTTCTGGCAGCGGGGATGGACGGCTACCTGTCAAAACCGCTTGATACCGATGCGCTGGACCAGATGTTTTTCGACATCCTGCAACACGGCTAG